A region from the Cuculus canorus isolate bCucCan1 chromosome 14, bCucCan1.pri, whole genome shotgun sequence genome encodes:
- the LOC128853645 gene encoding uncharacterized protein LOC128853645: MKSDASLTSNQELPRDLETKDENTPPSSSSGVLEHILLTRNKAEDLKTKLLLCNDQSFTDCLEFGLGHLPCYRTSHVFTSPSALAALHTSTETEESFSEGKVNAKQDEKLRRSAISTGYFPCYRTHEKLLGQPLSNGLNTERKKPDSSEKDESEDVEMTAPSCLEFDNTAVCSTTDKEPPAHQLPRDSTSGDRLSMISSPSAPPVLNQPFPSSEDFSRSRTEGELCIGPTLENKFFTGIECLENKEEGQRGQTGIWSLLDCCLMC, translated from the exons ATGAAATCAGATGCAAGTTTAACCTCAAATCAG gaacttCCAAGAGATCTGGAGACAAAGGATGAAAACACTCCCCCATCATCCAGCTCAGGAGTCTTGGAGCATATCCTGCTGACCAGGAATAAGGCTGAAGACTTGAAAACCAAACTCCTGCTTTGCAATGACCAGTCCTTCACAGATTGCCTGGAGTTTGGTCTTGGGCACCTGCCCTGCTACAGAACATCTCATGTCTTTACCAGCCCATCTGCCCTTGCTGCATTGCACaccagcacagaaacagaagaaagcttCAGCGAAGGCAAGGTTAACGCTAAGCAGGATGAGAAACTGAGACGTTCAGCCATCTCCACAGGATATTTTCCATGTTATAGAACACATGAAAAGCTTCTTGGCCAGCCACTCTCAAATGGATTAAATACGGAGAGAAAAAAGCCTGATAGTAGTGAGAAAGATGAAAGCGAAGATGTTGAGATG accgCCCCATCATGTTTGGAGTTCGACAATACTGCAGTTTGTTCTACCACTGATAAAGAGCCACCAGCCCACCAGCTCCCACGAGACAGCACCTCTGGAGACCGCCTGTCCATGATCTCCTCCCCCAGTGCGCCACCAGTTCTGAATCAGCCCTTTCCCTCCAGCGAGGACTTCTCTCGCTCCAGGACAGAGGGAGAGCTCTGCATTGGACCAACTCTAGAGAACAAGTTCTTCACTGGGATAGAATGTTTAGAGAACAAAGAAGAAGGACAAAGGGGACAAACAGGTATTTGGAGTCTCCTTGACTGCTGCTTGATGTGTTGA